One genomic window of Entelurus aequoreus isolate RoL-2023_Sb linkage group LG07, RoL_Eaeq_v1.1, whole genome shotgun sequence includes the following:
- the LOC133653649 gene encoding ADP-ribosylation factor 3-like — MGNIFGNLLKSLIGKKEMRILMVGLDAAGKTTILYKLKLGEIVTTIPTIGFNVETVEYKNISFTVWDVGGQDKIRPLWRHYFQNTQGLIFVVDSNDRERVNEAREELMRMLAEDELRDAVLLVFANKQDLPNAMNAAEITDKLGLHSLRHRHWYIQATCATSGDGLYEGLDWLANQLKNKK, encoded by the exons ATGGGCAACATCTTTGGAAACCTGTTAAAGAGCCTGATAGGCAAAAAAGAGATGAGGATCCTCATGGTGGGGCTCGACGCTGCTGGGAAAACCACCATTCTTTACAAGCTGAAGCTGGGCGAGATTGTCACTACCATCCCCACAATTG GTTTCAATGTTGAGACGGTGGAGTACAAGAACATCAGCTTCACTGTGTGGGATGTGGGCGGCCAGGACAAAATTCGTCCCTTGTGGAGACACTACTTCCAAAACACTCAGG GTTTGATTTTTGTGGTGGACAGCAACGACCGTGAACGTGTGAACGAAGCCCGAGAGGAACTCATGAGGATGCTGGCTGAGGACGAGCTGCGGGATGCCGTTCTTCTCGTCTTTGCCAACAAGCAG GACCTGCCCAACGCCATGAACGCAGCAGAGATCACCGACAAACTGGGCCTGCACTCCCTGCGCCACCGCCACTGGTACATTCAGGCCACCTGCGCCACCAGCGGCGACGGCCTCTATGAGGGCTTGGACTGGCTGGCCAATCAGCTGAAGAACAAAAAGTGA